One Euwallacea similis isolate ESF13 chromosome 16, ESF131.1, whole genome shotgun sequence DNA segment encodes these proteins:
- the VGlut gene encoding vesicular glutamate transporter 1: MVAGWKQYEDFDDPTLKKHPSEQADDVSIDSLPEYQRPPPRTIDQYLKAEIPHLSRRSTVSLLCCMGFIIMFGMRETMGMVNSEIEGKNRSSSQIKVPPSTMGAIESAIFWGYFITQIPGGLIAAAYPANKLFGAAIGSSCLLNLFVPALYDNPSGLIIIKVMQGLVEGVTYPACHGIMRHWAPPLERSRLATIAFSGCYAGVMFSMMICGILMKNISLFAPFYFYSVIGIIWYLTWLWLVFEKPSLHTCIDAKELIMIEKSLGSSQQHYSNLTLGNTPWKAFFTSMPCYAIFVANFCRSWNFYLLVLFQASYFKEAFGTTTTQNASLGALPHFLMTLVVPAGGIMADRLRKKGILNTTQVRKLFNCGGFGLEATFFLAMAYSHTTIQGMTALTIGVAFSGFAISGFNVNHLDIAPRYASILMGLSNGIGTIAGAIIPLAKNTIVVNGTQEEWRILIILSAFIHYAGIIFYGIFASGELQPWADPKAEEERQWNQMNESVPVTKYATQPNGLMQRRPSGGVTNYGAAMETALPPSRASALPQEMSSGPPARPPAPRTYSQEEAPVQPSVVPSANPFLSGPVSRNPFRQEAVQPEAQDTYLHGTIDDRTY, from the exons gaaACAATACGAAGACTTTGACGACCCAACACTCAAGAAACATCCCAGCGAACAGGCCGATGATGTTAGCATAGACAGCTTACCTGAGTACCAACGACCCCCACCAAGAACAATCGATCA ATATCTAAAAGCGGAAATCCCTCACTTATCTAGAAGATCCACTGTTTCCTTATTATGTTGCATGGGTTTCATTATCATGTTCGGTATGAGGGAGACCATGGGTATGGTGAATTCAGAAATCGAGGGCAAGAAT AGGAGCTCTTCACAAATTAAAGTACCACCTTCGACGATGGGAGCTATCGAATCAGCGATATTTTGGGGCTATTTTATCACCCAAATACCTGGTGGGCTTATAGCAGCCGCCTATCCAGCTAATAAACTTTTCGGTGCTGCTATAGGATCTTCCTGCTTGCTCAATCTTTTTGTGCCCGCCTTGTATGACAATCCTTCAGGGCTAATCATTATTAAAGTCATGCAAGGATTAGTTGAG GGCGTAACGTATCCAGCCTGCCATGGTATAATGCGCCATTGGGCCCCGCCATTGGAAAGATCTCGTTTGGCCACCATAGCTTTCAGTGGATGTTACGCTGGTGTAATGTTCTCTATGATGATTTGCGGTATACTTATGAAGAACATAAGTCTGTTCGCgcccttttatttttattctgtaATTGGTATAATATGGTATTTAACGTGGTTGTGGCTGGTGTTTGAGAAGCCTTCCTTGCACACTTGCATTGATGCTAAAGAGCTTATTAtgattgaaaaatctttag GTAGTAGTCAGCAGCATTACAGCAACCTGACTTTAGGCAACACCCCCTGGAAAGCCTTCTTTACGTCCATGCCATGTTATGCTATATTTGTGGCCAATTTCTGCAGGTCGTGGAACTTCTACCTCCTGGTGCTATTTCAAGCCTCCTACTTCAAGGAGGCGTTTGGTACCACAACAACCCAG AATGCTTCTTTGGGTGCTTTACCACACTTCCTAATGACTTTGGTGGTACCAGCGGGAGGAATTATGGCTGATCGTCTGAggaaaaagggaattttaaacACCACTCAAGTGCGAAAGCTTTTCAATTGTGGGGGGTTCGGTTTGGAAGCCACGTTCTTCCTTGCAATGGCTTATTCTCACACAACTATCCAAGGAATGACTGCCCTAACTATAG GAGTGGCCTTCAGCGGTTTTGCAATTTCCGGTTTCAACGTAAATCATCTAGACATCGCTCCTAGGTATGCCAGTATCCTCATGGGACTCTCGAATGGAATAGGCACCATAGCAGGAGCAATAATACCTTTGGCCAAAAATACAATCGTCGTTAATGGG ACCCAAGAAGAATGGCGCATCCTCATTATTTTATCTGCATTCATTCACTATGccggaataattttttatggaattttcgCCTCTGGGGAGCTCCAGCCGTGGGCTGATCCGAAAGCTGAGGAGGAAAGGCAGTGGAATCAAATGAACGAATCGGTACCTGTAACTAAATATGCG ACTCAGCCAAACGGTTTGATGCAACGTCGTCCAAGTGGAGGAGTGACTAACTACGGAGCTGCGATGGAAACCGCCCTGCCACCTTCAAGAGCCTCCGCATTGCCTCAGGAGATGAGTTCTGGCCCACCTGCAAGACCACCGGCACCACGGACTTATTCCCAG gagGAAGCTCCAGTACAACCGTCTGTTGTTCCATCGGCCAATCCATTTTTAAGCGGTCCGGTTTCGAGAAATCCCTTTAGGCAAGAGGCTGTACAGCCTGAAGCCCAAGATACCTATTTGCATGGCACAATCGACGATAGAACTTATTAG